The Solea senegalensis isolate Sse05_10M linkage group LG9, IFAPA_SoseM_1, whole genome shotgun sequence genome has a segment encoding these proteins:
- the oscp1b gene encoding protein OSCP1 isoform X2: MSSRTLPLLFINLGGEMLYILDQRLRAQNIPADKAKKVMNDIITTMFNKKFLEELFKPQELYSKKALRTVFDRLAHASIMRLNQASMDKLYDLMTMAFKYQVLLCPRPKDILLVSFNHMDAIKDFVKDTPSILSQVDETFQQLIEMYTPLSSGEFQLIRQTLLIFFQDMHIRVSIFLKDKVQNSNGRFVLPTSGPVPYGTQVPGLIRMFSCTGEEVNRLQFTNGGNYTAAVREGSFEIFGDRVTKLGTNMYSVSRPVETHMSGTSKNSAQHTKVNAAPNPLAKEELNLLAKLMGGLEVQKSGNTDSGFRVNLFATDEEEEEALISRPDELSCGIINIQATKDQQANAELAKIMGEFTESGDQSPSASSKGDDLLAMMDGL; the protein is encoded by the exons ATGTCTTCAAGGACTCTGCCGCTGCTCTTCATCAACCTCGGCGGGGAGATGCTCTACATCCTGGACCAGCGGCTGCGAGCGCAGAATATCCCCGCTGATAAAGCTAAGAAAG TTAtgaatgacatcatcaccaccatgtTCAACAAAAAGTTCCTGGAGGAGCTTTTCAAGCCCCAGGAGCTTTACTCCAAGAAGGCCCTGAGGACTGTGTTTGACCGGCTGGCCCACGCATCCATCATGAGGCTCAATCAAGCCAGCATGGACAAG CTCTATGATTTGATGACCATGGCTTTCAAGTACCAGGTGCTTCTATGTCCCCGACCGAAGGACATCCTCCTGGTGTCCTTCAACCACATGGACGCCATCAAGGACTTTGTGAAAGACACTCCCAGCATCCTCAGCCAGGTTGATGAGACTTTTCAACAGCTCATAGAG ATGTACACGCCCCTATCCAGTGGTGAATTCCAGCTGATTAGACAAACTCTTCTAATCTTCTTCCAAGACATGCACATAAGG GTTTCCATTTTCCTTAAGGACAAAGTACAGAACTCCAATGGCCGCTTTGTTCTTCCCACCAGTGGCCCAGTGCCTTACGGGACACAAGTCCCAGGCTTGATAAG GATGTTTAGCTGTACAGGGGAAGAAGTGAACAGGCTGCAGTTCACTAATGGAGGAAACTACACTGCAGCTGTCCGGGAAGGGTCTTTTGAGATCTTTGGAGACAGGGTAACCAAACTTGGCACAAACAT GTACAGTGTAAGCCGTCCGGTGGAAACCCACATGTCGGGAACATCTAAAAATTCTGCCCAGCACACAAAG GTGAATGCTGCTCCAAACCCTTTGGCCAAAGAGGAGCTGAATCTTTTGGCCAAGTTAATGGGAGGCTTAGAAGTTCAGAAatctggaaacacagacagtggTTTCCGAGTCAACCTTTTTGCTACAGACGAGGAAGAAGA AGAGGCATTAATATCAAGACCAGATGAGCTGTCATGTGGAATCATAAATATTCAAGCAACAAAG GACCAACAGGCCAATGCTGAGCTGGCAAAGATCATGGGAGAGTTCACAGAGTCTGGGGATCAGTCTCCCAGCGCCAGCAGCAAAGGAGATGACCTTCTGGCCATGATGGACGGCCTGTGA
- the oscp1b gene encoding protein OSCP1 isoform X1 translates to MSSRTLPLLFINLGGEMLYILDQRLRAQNIPADKAKKVSTVVGWIEEDRRRVMNDIITTMFNKKFLEELFKPQELYSKKALRTVFDRLAHASIMRLNQASMDKLYDLMTMAFKYQVLLCPRPKDILLVSFNHMDAIKDFVKDTPSILSQVDETFQQLIEMYTPLSSGEFQLIRQTLLIFFQDMHIRVSIFLKDKVQNSNGRFVLPTSGPVPYGTQVPGLIRMFSCTGEEVNRLQFTNGGNYTAAVREGSFEIFGDRVTKLGTNMYSVSRPVETHMSGTSKNSAQHTKVNAAPNPLAKEELNLLAKLMGGLEVQKSGNTDSGFRVNLFATDEEEEEALISRPDELSCGIINIQATKDQQANAELAKIMGEFTESGDQSPSASSKGDDLLAMMDGL, encoded by the exons ATGTCTTCAAGGACTCTGCCGCTGCTCTTCATCAACCTCGGCGGGGAGATGCTCTACATCCTGGACCAGCGGCTGCGAGCGCAGAATATCCCCGCTGATAAAGCTAAGAAAG TTTCCACAGTAGTTGGCTGGATAGAGGAGGACAGAAGGAGAG TTAtgaatgacatcatcaccaccatgtTCAACAAAAAGTTCCTGGAGGAGCTTTTCAAGCCCCAGGAGCTTTACTCCAAGAAGGCCCTGAGGACTGTGTTTGACCGGCTGGCCCACGCATCCATCATGAGGCTCAATCAAGCCAGCATGGACAAG CTCTATGATTTGATGACCATGGCTTTCAAGTACCAGGTGCTTCTATGTCCCCGACCGAAGGACATCCTCCTGGTGTCCTTCAACCACATGGACGCCATCAAGGACTTTGTGAAAGACACTCCCAGCATCCTCAGCCAGGTTGATGAGACTTTTCAACAGCTCATAGAG ATGTACACGCCCCTATCCAGTGGTGAATTCCAGCTGATTAGACAAACTCTTCTAATCTTCTTCCAAGACATGCACATAAGG GTTTCCATTTTCCTTAAGGACAAAGTACAGAACTCCAATGGCCGCTTTGTTCTTCCCACCAGTGGCCCAGTGCCTTACGGGACACAAGTCCCAGGCTTGATAAG GATGTTTAGCTGTACAGGGGAAGAAGTGAACAGGCTGCAGTTCACTAATGGAGGAAACTACACTGCAGCTGTCCGGGAAGGGTCTTTTGAGATCTTTGGAGACAGGGTAACCAAACTTGGCACAAACAT GTACAGTGTAAGCCGTCCGGTGGAAACCCACATGTCGGGAACATCTAAAAATTCTGCCCAGCACACAAAG GTGAATGCTGCTCCAAACCCTTTGGCCAAAGAGGAGCTGAATCTTTTGGCCAAGTTAATGGGAGGCTTAGAAGTTCAGAAatctggaaacacagacagtggTTTCCGAGTCAACCTTTTTGCTACAGACGAGGAAGAAGA AGAGGCATTAATATCAAGACCAGATGAGCTGTCATGTGGAATCATAAATATTCAAGCAACAAAG GACCAACAGGCCAATGCTGAGCTGGCAAAGATCATGGGAGAGTTCACAGAGTCTGGGGATCAGTCTCCCAGCGCCAGCAGCAAAGGAGATGACCTTCTGGCCATGATGGACGGCCTGTGA
- the LOC122774283 gene encoding cornifelin homolog, which translates to MSNPVVSQQPGAGGYGTNVQTGEWSTGLCDCCSDLLVCALGFFCPLALGCYTADKYGENCCLGCLPGGLTAMKTHMRLTYGIQGTVCNDALMSCFCGLCDLCRMAREIRIRNGEV; encoded by the exons atgtcaaacccAGTTGTCTCCCAGCAACCAGGTGCAGGCGGCTATGGGACAAATGTCCAAACAGGAGAGTGGAGCACAGGCCTGTGTGACTGCTGCAGCGATTTGCTTGTCT GTGCCCTCGGCTTTTTCTGCCCATTGGCACTGGGCTGCTACACAGCGGATAAATATGGAGAAAACTGCTGTTTGGGCTGTCTGCCAGGAGGATTAACAGCCATGAAGACGCATATGAGACTGACCTATGGTATTCAG GGAACTGTGTGCAACGACGCCTTGATGTCCTGCTTCTGTGGACTTTGTGACTTGTGCAGGATGGCTCGAGAAATCCGTATCAGGAATGGAGAAGTTTAA